A genomic stretch from Geothermobacter hydrogeniphilus includes:
- a CDS encoding polysaccharide biosynthesis tyrosine autokinase, with the protein MSRIDRAIEIAADIQARRVPESAGSRVAAERTADRVGCYPVVAPIQVESEWLVALHQPNGVVAEEYKKLMTQILQTMSEGACRNSLLITSSVTGEGKSLTAANLALSLARQLDHSVLLIDADLRRPHLHEVFGIRQSPGLVECLAGEADLAEAMVHTGLGKLAILPAGTPSANPQELISSHQMKAFVEEIKQRYRDRYVVFDSPPVLPFADATILGPLVDGVLYVVREKVANIVEVREGLEQLRGSQILGTVYNCAASLKRPGYGGYGY; encoded by the coding sequence ATGAGTCGAATCGACAGGGCCATCGAGATTGCCGCCGACATTCAGGCACGCAGGGTTCCCGAGTCCGCCGGCAGCAGGGTCGCCGCGGAACGGACCGCGGATCGGGTGGGTTGCTATCCGGTGGTTGCTCCGATTCAGGTTGAATCCGAGTGGCTGGTCGCGCTGCATCAGCCGAACGGGGTCGTTGCCGAAGAATACAAGAAACTGATGACCCAGATCCTGCAGACGATGAGCGAGGGAGCGTGTCGGAACAGCCTGCTGATCACCAGTTCCGTGACCGGCGAAGGGAAATCCCTGACCGCGGCCAACCTGGCGCTTTCCCTGGCGCGGCAACTTGATCACAGCGTGCTGCTGATTGATGCCGACCTGCGGCGGCCTCACCTGCATGAAGTCTTCGGTATCAGGCAGAGTCCGGGGCTGGTGGAATGTCTCGCCGGGGAGGCTGATCTTGCCGAGGCCATGGTACACACCGGGCTTGGCAAACTGGCCATCCTGCCGGCCGGTACGCCCTCCGCCAACCCCCAGGAACTGATTTCCTCCCACCAGATGAAAGCATTCGTCGAAGAGATCAAACAGCGCTACCGGGACCGTTACGTGGTGTTCGACAGCCCGCCGGTGCTTCCCTTCGCCGACGCGACGATTCTCGGACCGCTGGTGGACGGCGTTCTCTACGTGGTGCGGGAGAAAGTGGCCAATATCGTCGAGGTTAGGGAGGGACTGGAGCAGCTGCGGGGAAGCCAGATCCTGGGAACGGTCTACAACTGTGCCGCAAGCCTGAAACGTCCGGGGTATGGAGGCTATGGCTATTGA
- a CDS encoding DUF4126 domain-containing protein, protein MDQLDQIAALIALTMGAAWASGINLYAAILMLGLLGSSGNLALPPNLEILTNPLVIFAAGAMYLVEFFADKVPGVDNTWDALHTFIRIPAGSALAAGAVGNLDPAVGLAAAIVGGGLAAGTHAAKAGTRVLINTSPEPFSNWAASIGEDVVVVTGLWTALHYPWLFIALLIVFVLLLIWLLPKLWSGIRMVLSRLASLFRGGDSNPPAPGSGPPVSPPHSS, encoded by the coding sequence ATGGATCAGCTTGACCAGATCGCCGCCCTGATCGCCTTGACCATGGGCGCCGCCTGGGCCAGCGGCATCAACCTGTATGCCGCCATCCTGATGCTCGGCCTGCTCGGTTCATCCGGCAACCTGGCCCTGCCGCCCAATCTTGAAATTCTGACCAATCCGCTGGTGATTTTTGCTGCCGGGGCCATGTACCTGGTCGAGTTTTTCGCCGACAAGGTGCCTGGAGTCGACAACACCTGGGATGCCCTGCATACTTTTATCCGTATCCCCGCCGGGTCCGCCCTGGCGGCCGGCGCCGTCGGCAATCTCGATCCGGCGGTCGGTCTGGCAGCCGCCATCGTCGGTGGCGGACTGGCCGCGGGAACCCATGCGGCCAAGGCCGGAACCAGGGTGTTGATCAATACCTCGCCCGAGCCTTTTTCCAACTGGGCGGCTTCAATCGGTGAGGATGTCGTTGTGGTGACCGGCCTGTGGACGGCGCTGCATTATCCGTGGCTTTTTATCGCTCTGCTGATCGTTTTTGTCCTGTTGCTGATCTGGCTGCTGCCGAAGCTCTGGAGCGGCATCCGGATGGTCTTGTCCCGGTTGGCCAGCCTGTTTCGGGGCGGGGACAGCAATCCGCCCGCTCCCGGCTCGGGTCCTCCGGTGAGTCCTCCTCATTCGTCCTGA
- a CDS encoding TIGR03013 family XrtA/PEP-CTERM system glycosyltransferase, producing MKKPNLILAGGDFLLAALIPALVGMFLAMRSGGGMPVSFSHGLGQSLVFGLAVVFSTYFAELYRGDRRFRWKETCVRILIAGLMAFLILLLFYAVTPQSQWLPGQLVLVLAGVGLAQLLWHYRYPILLRFPWISQNVMVLGTGARAREVAGLIDGEQNPFVFKGYIHPENVVDESAEESVCCKMEKLKELIRRNQVKKLVLALTERRGVLPVGDILWCKLHGVEVIDSVTFYEKVTGKLKLEDITPSWFIFSDGFCVTRYVLWQKRMFSILLSGVGILLALPIFPLVALLIKLESPGPVFFCQERVGFGGRVFRTFKFRTMRQDAEQETGAVWAQSNDPRITRVGRFLRKSRIDEIPQLFNVFKGDMSFVGPRPERPEFVAMLTRKIPYYGSRHAVKPGLTGWAQVKYPYGASVEDALEKLRYDLYYIKNYSPFLDIVIVLETVKVVLFARGSR from the coding sequence ATGAAGAAGCCGAATCTTATTCTGGCAGGTGGAGATTTTCTCCTGGCGGCACTTATTCCGGCATTGGTGGGGATGTTTCTCGCCATGCGATCGGGGGGCGGCATGCCGGTGTCTTTTTCGCACGGCCTGGGCCAGAGCCTGGTTTTCGGGTTGGCGGTCGTTTTTTCCACCTACTTTGCCGAACTCTACCGGGGGGACCGACGGTTCAGGTGGAAAGAGACCTGTGTCCGGATCCTGATCGCCGGTCTGATGGCGTTTCTGATCCTGCTGCTCTTCTATGCCGTGACTCCCCAGTCGCAGTGGCTGCCGGGGCAGCTTGTCCTGGTGCTGGCCGGTGTCGGTCTGGCCCAGCTTCTGTGGCACTACCGATACCCGATTCTTTTGCGCTTCCCCTGGATATCCCAGAACGTGATGGTTCTCGGGACCGGGGCCCGCGCCCGTGAAGTGGCCGGTTTGATCGACGGTGAGCAGAACCCGTTTGTTTTCAAGGGCTATATTCACCCGGAAAATGTTGTTGATGAGAGCGCTGAAGAAAGTGTCTGTTGCAAGATGGAGAAGCTGAAGGAGCTGATTCGCCGCAACCAGGTGAAAAAGCTGGTTCTTGCCCTGACCGAAAGACGGGGCGTGCTGCCGGTCGGCGATATTCTCTGGTGTAAATTGCACGGTGTCGAGGTTATCGACTCGGTCACCTTCTATGAAAAGGTGACCGGTAAGTTGAAACTTGAGGATATCACCCCGAGCTGGTTCATCTTCTCCGACGGGTTCTGCGTCACCCGCTACGTGCTGTGGCAGAAACGCATGTTTTCGATCCTGCTTTCAGGAGTCGGGATCCTGCTGGCACTGCCGATCTTCCCCCTGGTGGCGCTCCTGATCAAGCTCGAGTCCCCGGGGCCGGTTTTCTTCTGCCAGGAGCGGGTCGGATTCGGCGGCCGGGTTTTCCGAACCTTCAAGTTCCGCACCATGCGCCAGGATGCCGAACAGGAGACCGGAGCGGTCTGGGCGCAGAGCAATGACCCGAGAATTACCCGTGTCGGCCGCTTCCTGCGAAAATCCCGTATCGATGAAATTCCCCAGTTGTTCAATGTCTTCAAGGGGGATATGAGCTTTGTCGGTCCCCGTCCGGAGCGGCCCGAGTTTGTCGCCATGCTCACCCGCAAGATTCCCTACTATGGCAGCCGGCATGCCGTCAAGCCGGGTCTGACCGGTTGGGCCCAGGTCAAGTATCCCTACGGGGCATCGGTCGAAGACGCCCTGGAAAAGCTTCGCTACGATCTTTATTACATCAAGAATTATTCGCCGTTTCTTGACATCGTCATCGTTCTGGAGACGGTCAAGGTGGTCCTTTTCGCCCGTGGGAGCCGATAG
- a CDS encoding ATP-binding protein: MIREVVKIDEEKCNGCGECVPACAEGAIQIIDGKAKLLADNLCDGLGACLGECPMDAISIEQREADEFDEEAVEAHLGKTAPVAHAPTGGCPSAAVKSFASSAEPATTEAPSRPSQLRQWPVELQLVPPTAPFLQGADVLLAADCVPFAYADFHKDFLAGKALLVACPKLDDTVPYLDKLTTMLQQSHLRSLTVIHMEVPCCGGLVALARQAIAASGVEVPFETIKIGIQGDRLD; encoded by the coding sequence ATTCGAGAAGTTGTGAAAATTGATGAAGAAAAATGCAACGGCTGTGGTGAATGCGTGCCCGCCTGCGCCGAGGGGGCCATCCAGATCATCGACGGCAAGGCGAAGCTGCTGGCCGACAATCTCTGTGACGGCCTCGGCGCCTGCTTGGGAGAGTGCCCGATGGATGCTATCAGCATCGAGCAGCGCGAAGCCGACGAGTTTGATGAGGAAGCCGTTGAGGCCCACCTTGGCAAGACCGCTCCCGTGGCTCACGCTCCGACCGGCGGTTGCCCGTCGGCGGCGGTGAAAAGTTTTGCGTCGTCCGCGGAGCCGGCGACCACTGAGGCTCCGAGCCGACCGTCACAATTGCGCCAATGGCCGGTCGAGCTGCAGCTGGTTCCGCCGACCGCGCCCTTCCTGCAGGGGGCGGATGTCCTGCTGGCTGCCGATTGCGTTCCTTTTGCCTACGCTGACTTTCACAAGGATTTTCTCGCTGGTAAAGCTCTGCTGGTGGCCTGTCCGAAGCTGGATGACACCGTTCCCTACCTCGACAAGTTGACCACCATGCTGCAGCAGAGCCATCTCCGCAGCCTGACGGTGATTCACATGGAGGTCCCCTGTTGTGGGGGGCTGGTTGCCCTGGCCCGCCAGGCGATAGCCGCCAGTGGTGTCGAGGTCCCGTTCGAGACCATCAAAATCGGCATCCAGGGAGATCGTCTCGACTGA
- the prsT gene encoding XrtA/PEP-CTERM system TPR-repeat protein PrsT, whose translation MAFRKPFILTLVVFLLLACGQQSKEQLLQTGVEQMAQGNVRGAIVLFRNALEKDANFCAARYQLASAYLKIGKFDKAEKELSKVDRQNPNFPDLPLKFASLYNRTNRPKLAIQALKDFHADHPQTSESLDLLGRAHAVAGDYARAENYFRQALTLDPNNNSAALHLAGSLWKMQQPERSRQLLQDLAARSPDFEPAWQMLGDLEIRTGHPARALEVYRQYATTLKADAGSLFMLGILELQAGERGAAKKVIGELSKRFSRDYRTALLNGLLLYRQERYDDAALDFSRSLQQRKTPLATCFLGLSQLQQGKLEQAVSSFQQVLNLTPESQQARILLAMTFLRQKRVDDAIDQLRATLEKFPDNAWAYNILGSALIARGEFQAGLEALDAALRIDPELAEAHLKKGLFMVARGQEDEGGAELVRAVAVSPDTLDSRLLLGQYYLRQENFSEAEKVLAAGLRQNPRDALIYNALSAVAFARGNSGQGVDLLRKAIVSNPDFATPYLNLARYYFSSRLNEKAEQVLRRLLEKVPRQRQGTMQLGLLLEMRGDEEAARDLYQTVADDGWPEGFVALAQLRVGHRDRAGAIRILAKAPLRGRADLPGQAMLARLYLEIGQSDSAIQVFHAMEALVPGSGYPQIVRLWLADGQKGRAFDLADRVVRDNPDSPYGYVLKSRIHLFLGDAKAAGRDIAAGLEAVPGNLVLRMKAAEMLGRDGDEPAAFREYEALWKQQPDFIPAGFAVAAYNDQHGRKKSALELYRKILERSPNYTPVLNNLAYLLVNNYDNDREAFDLVLRAYRNEPQNPAVLDTLGYVLLKKGQVKESIAVLEKAYRTDAENKTIGLHLADAYRTAGNYVQARNILRPLAADEKFAEVGEVRKMLAQLEKAQ comes from the coding sequence ATGGCCTTTCGGAAACCTTTCATTTTGACGCTGGTGGTCTTTCTGCTGCTTGCCTGCGGGCAGCAGAGCAAGGAACAGTTGCTGCAGACCGGTGTTGAGCAGATGGCGCAAGGCAATGTGCGTGGTGCCATTGTTCTGTTCAGGAACGCTCTCGAAAAAGACGCCAACTTTTGTGCCGCCCGCTACCAGTTGGCCTCTGCCTACCTGAAAATCGGGAAATTCGATAAGGCCGAGAAGGAGCTCAGCAAGGTTGACCGGCAAAATCCGAATTTTCCCGACCTGCCCCTCAAGTTCGCCAGTCTCTACAACCGGACCAATCGTCCGAAACTTGCCATCCAGGCGTTGAAGGATTTTCACGCCGATCATCCGCAGACGTCGGAAAGTCTCGACCTGCTCGGCCGCGCTCACGCGGTTGCGGGAGATTATGCGCGTGCGGAAAACTATTTCCGCCAGGCTCTGACCCTTGATCCGAACAACAATTCAGCCGCTCTTCACCTCGCCGGAAGTTTATGGAAAATGCAGCAGCCGGAACGCTCCCGGCAACTGTTGCAGGATCTTGCCGCCCGTTCCCCCGATTTCGAACCTGCCTGGCAGATGCTCGGCGATCTTGAAATCCGGACCGGCCATCCCGCCCGTGCCCTTGAGGTTTACCGCCAGTACGCAACCACCCTGAAAGCGGATGCCGGCAGCCTTTTCATGCTCGGTATCCTGGAGCTGCAGGCGGGTGAACGGGGGGCGGCAAAAAAAGTGATCGGCGAATTGTCAAAAAGGTTTTCCCGAGATTATCGAACTGCGCTGCTGAACGGGTTGTTGCTCTACCGGCAGGAGAGGTACGACGATGCCGCACTCGATTTCTCCCGTTCACTGCAACAACGAAAAACCCCGCTGGCCACCTGTTTTCTCGGACTCAGTCAGTTGCAGCAGGGCAAGCTTGAGCAGGCCGTCAGCAGCTTTCAGCAGGTTCTGAACCTGACCCCGGAATCGCAGCAGGCCCGCATTCTTCTGGCCATGACGTTTCTGCGCCAGAAACGGGTTGACGATGCTATCGATCAACTGCGTGCCACCCTTGAGAAATTTCCGGATAACGCCTGGGCCTACAATATTCTCGGCAGCGCGCTGATCGCCAGGGGAGAATTTCAGGCTGGGCTGGAAGCATTGGATGCTGCCCTGAGGATCGACCCGGAACTGGCCGAGGCTCATTTGAAAAAGGGTCTGTTCATGGTGGCCCGCGGTCAGGAAGACGAGGGTGGGGCAGAGCTTGTCAGGGCGGTTGCGGTGTCGCCCGATACCCTCGACAGTCGTCTGCTGCTGGGACAGTATTATCTGCGCCAGGAGAATTTTTCCGAGGCGGAAAAGGTTCTCGCTGCCGGCCTGCGGCAGAATCCCCGGGACGCGCTGATTTACAACGCGCTTTCCGCTGTTGCTTTTGCGCGCGGGAACAGTGGGCAGGGTGTTGACCTGCTGCGGAAGGCGATCGTCTCCAACCCCGATTTCGCCACCCCCTATCTCAATCTGGCCCGCTACTATTTTTCCTCCCGCCTGAACGAAAAAGCCGAACAGGTTCTTCGCCGGCTGCTCGAAAAAGTTCCCCGGCAGCGCCAGGGGACCATGCAGCTCGGCCTGTTGCTGGAGATGCGCGGTGATGAAGAGGCTGCACGAGATCTTTATCAGACGGTTGCCGATGACGGTTGGCCGGAAGGATTTGTCGCCCTGGCGCAACTCCGTGTCGGTCACCGGGACCGGGCCGGCGCGATACGGATTCTTGCCAAGGCCCCTCTGCGGGGACGTGCCGATCTTCCCGGGCAGGCGATGCTCGCGCGGCTCTACCTGGAGATCGGACAATCCGATTCCGCGATTCAGGTGTTTCACGCGATGGAGGCTCTGGTTCCAGGAAGCGGTTATCCGCAAATTGTCAGGTTGTGGCTGGCGGACGGTCAGAAGGGGCGGGCGTTTGATCTCGCTGATCGGGTTGTTCGCGACAATCCGGACAGCCCCTACGGTTATGTTCTGAAAAGTCGCATCCATCTGTTCCTTGGTGACGCGAAGGCTGCCGGGCGGGATATCGCCGCCGGGCTGGAGGCTGTTCCCGGCAATCTGGTCTTGCGGATGAAGGCGGCGGAGATGCTTGGACGGGACGGGGATGAACCCGCGGCATTTCGCGAATATGAGGCCCTCTGGAAACAGCAGCCCGATTTCATCCCGGCCGGATTTGCCGTCGCCGCCTACAACGATCAGCACGGTCGCAAAAAAAGCGCTCTGGAACTCTATCGTAAAATTCTGGAACGGTCTCCGAACTATACCCCTGTGCTCAATAACCTCGCCTACCTGCTGGTCAACAATTATGACAATGATCGCGAGGCGTTCGACCTGGTGCTGCGTGCTTATCGAAACGAGCCGCAGAACCCGGCGGTGCTGGACACACTTGGTTACGTTCTGCTGAAAAAGGGGCAGGTGAAAGAGTCGATTGCCGTTCTTGAGAAAGCGTATCGAACCGATGCGGAGAACAAAACCATCGGTCTGCATCTGGCGGACGCCTACCGTACTGCCGGGAATTACGTTCAGGCACGAAATATTCTGCGGCCGCTGGCCGCGGATGAAAAATTCGCCGAGGTCGGCGAGGTGAGGAAAATGCTGGCGCAGCTTGAGAAGGCTCAATGA
- a CDS encoding bacteriohemerythrin has translation MEIVKWRAEYATLVAEFDEEHKQIVRLINELYNGLKEEQAEEVVKDALQELVEYTHFHFDHEERLMRRFLYPGYTEQKRQHDSFRSTINDVNAMVEQGVTGMGLPLLQMLREWLVTHILEVDKKYGTFFRDKGFG, from the coding sequence ATGGAGATTGTCAAGTGGCGCGCAGAGTACGCGACCCTGGTGGCGGAGTTTGATGAAGAGCACAAGCAGATCGTGCGATTGATCAATGAGCTTTACAACGGCCTGAAGGAAGAACAGGCAGAGGAGGTTGTGAAGGATGCTCTGCAGGAGCTGGTCGAATACACGCATTTTCATTTCGATCATGAAGAGCGGCTGATGAGGCGTTTTCTCTATCCCGGCTATACCGAACAGAAACGTCAGCACGATTCCTTCCGCAGCACTATCAATGATGTCAACGCCATGGTCGAGCAGGGGGTGACCGGGATGGGGCTTCCCCTGCTGCAGATGTTGCGTGAATGGCTTGTGACACACATCCTTGAAGTCGACAAGAAGTATGGAACCTTTTTTCGGGACAAGGGCTTTGGTTGA
- a CDS encoding lysophospholipid acyltransferase family protein, whose product MSLPLFDPAVVPSGVPVRGNRFSRWFGRLLMRLGGWRIEGRFPDAPKMQIIVVPHTSNWDFVVGIQAVIALGIDAHWLAKHTLFESCLGPVLRRLGGIPVNRQAPRGAVEQIVELFNTRPALMLAITPEGTRRKVQHWKSGFYRIAWRAGVPLVPVFIDYRRKVIGILPPHPLSGDYDADLPVIRKLFADVTPKRPSCFQKPG is encoded by the coding sequence ATGTCGTTGCCTCTTTTTGACCCCGCCGTGGTGCCTTCCGGAGTACCTGTTCGCGGCAACCGTTTTTCGCGCTGGTTCGGACGCCTGCTGATGCGTCTCGGCGGCTGGCGCATCGAGGGCCGTTTTCCCGACGCGCCGAAAATGCAGATTATTGTCGTGCCGCATACCTCCAACTGGGATTTCGTTGTCGGCATCCAGGCGGTTATCGCGCTCGGCATTGATGCCCACTGGCTGGCCAAGCACACCCTGTTCGAATCCTGTCTCGGCCCGGTGCTGCGCCGGCTCGGCGGCATCCCCGTCAATCGGCAGGCTCCCCGGGGAGCGGTTGAACAGATCGTTGAACTGTTCAACACCCGCCCCGCCCTGATGCTGGCCATCACCCCGGAAGGAACGCGCCGCAAGGTTCAGCACTGGAAGAGCGGTTTCTACCGCATTGCCTGGCGGGCCGGGGTTCCCCTGGTGCCGGTTTTCATCGATTATCGCCGCAAGGTCATCGGTATTCTGCCGCCCCATCCGCTCAGCGGGGACTATGATGCCGACCTTCCCGTCATTCGCAAGCTGTTCGCCGACGTCACCCCGAAACGTCCTTCCTGTTTTCAGAAGCCGGGTTGA
- a CDS encoding XrtA system polysaccharide chain length determinant, which produces MKELFRYLEMIYERRTLFVLTTILATVVFICGSYLLPRKYEADSTVFIEKSVINNLVKGLAITPDMDDRIRVLKYALLSRGLITRVLKDLDMDTLHPDAGDFQGLVSSLQVRTKIEVKGKDLFTVSLVDRDPKFAQQYVNRLVSAYVEENLSGKREETYGANRFLQDQLTHFKKKLDTAEDAIIAFRKKQGIFLSQDEAGSLADLKDYQKQIEQIGIQLNTLKARKTKLAGQMRSLEPTIAVFSEKQRDDRISFLEARLQQLLLTYTENYPDVVRLKAEMEDLKARDAIVDVKEPVKSQMMVSNPVYQDVQQKMLAIEAEIGALTSHRKSLRKIIADRKAALQNVPVSRKKLAVLTQERDSYRKIYQELLLRLGQAEVSKQMEIGDKATTFRIVDPAYLPTRPIFPNRIKMILLAVCAAIGVGAGLVILLESLKGAIRSADELTLAGLPIIGVIPIIVDSESQTALVRGNRILGMVVVLYFAGIATVLACEMFLPRG; this is translated from the coding sequence ATGAAAGAACTTTTTCGCTATCTTGAAATGATTTATGAGCGCCGGACGCTGTTCGTCCTGACGACGATCCTCGCCACCGTTGTTTTCATCTGCGGCAGTTATCTTCTGCCCCGTAAGTACGAGGCAGACAGTACTGTTTTTATTGAAAAAAGTGTGATCAACAACCTGGTCAAGGGATTGGCGATCACGCCGGATATGGATGACCGGATCCGGGTTCTCAAATACGCGCTGCTGAGTCGCGGCCTGATCACCCGGGTCCTGAAAGACCTGGATATGGATACGCTCCATCCGGATGCCGGGGATTTTCAGGGACTGGTTTCAAGCCTGCAGGTGCGGACCAAGATCGAGGTGAAGGGAAAAGACCTGTTTACCGTATCACTGGTCGACCGGGACCCGAAGTTCGCCCAGCAGTATGTCAATCGTCTTGTCAGCGCCTATGTCGAGGAGAACCTCTCGGGGAAACGAGAGGAAACCTACGGCGCCAACCGGTTTCTGCAGGATCAGCTGACCCATTTCAAGAAAAAGCTGGATACCGCGGAGGACGCGATTATCGCCTTCCGGAAAAAACAGGGGATCTTTCTCTCCCAGGATGAAGCCGGCAGCCTTGCCGATCTCAAGGATTATCAGAAACAGATCGAGCAGATCGGCATTCAGCTCAACACTCTCAAGGCCAGGAAAACCAAACTGGCGGGACAGATGCGCAGCCTGGAGCCGACCATCGCGGTCTTCAGCGAAAAACAGCGTGATGACCGGATCAGTTTCCTGGAGGCACGGCTGCAGCAGCTGTTGTTGACCTATACCGAAAATTACCCGGATGTCGTGCGCCTGAAGGCGGAGATGGAAGATCTGAAAGCCCGGGACGCGATTGTAGACGTCAAGGAACCGGTCAAGTCGCAAATGATGGTCAGCAACCCGGTCTACCAGGATGTTCAGCAGAAAATGCTGGCCATTGAGGCTGAAATCGGCGCCTTGACCAGCCATCGAAAAAGCCTGCGGAAGATCATCGCCGACCGCAAGGCCGCCCTGCAGAATGTCCCGGTGAGCAGGAAAAAACTGGCGGTCTTGACCCAGGAACGGGATTCCTACCGGAAAATTTACCAGGAGCTGCTGCTGCGGCTCGGCCAGGCCGAGGTTTCGAAGCAGATGGAGATCGGTGACAAGGCCACCACGTTCAGGATTGTCGATCCGGCCTATCTGCCGACCCGACCGATTTTCCCCAATCGGATCAAGATGATCTTGCTGGCGGTCTGTGCCGCAATCGGCGTCGGTGCCGGGCTGGTGATTCTGCTTGAGAGCCTGAAAGGAGCGATTCGCTCAGCCGATGAGCTGACCCTTGCCGGGCTGCCGATCATCGGCGTGATCCCGATCATTGTCGACAGTGAGTCGCAGACGGCCCTGGTTCGCGGCAACAGGATACTGGGTATGGTGGTCGTTCTTTATTTTGCCGGAATCGCGACCGTTCTGGCCTGTGAAATGTTTCTTCCCCGGGGTTGA
- a CDS encoding polysaccharide biosynthesis/export family protein: MKRLFTFLSCMLLTFLVVAAPALAGDYLIGDGDVLSISVWGVENLSSDVVVRPDGKISIPAAGDVEASGLSPTQLGKELEKKLSALVKKPLVTVTVNTVTNNRVYVSGGGVPAEVVQLPGRTSLFKFLCRFGDLTGADLKRAWLMRDGKRVPVAMDALFVDGDLSQDLVLQPEDILFIPPNEINKVYVVGAVKEPKFIIYRPGLKVLDAILEAGGFSDYADRSRVDVLRSNSARLGDKANAIEVNIKDLIDNRRFDLNLALKPGDYVTVKESMF, translated from the coding sequence ATGAAACGATTATTCACATTCCTGTCCTGCATGTTGCTGACGTTCCTCGTCGTCGCCGCACCGGCCCTTGCGGGAGACTACCTTATCGGCGACGGGGATGTGTTGTCCATCTCGGTCTGGGGAGTTGAAAACCTCAGTAGTGACGTGGTGGTGCGTCCGGACGGGAAAATATCGATTCCGGCCGCGGGTGATGTCGAAGCGTCGGGTCTTTCTCCTACGCAACTGGGAAAAGAGCTGGAGAAAAAACTTTCAGCGCTGGTCAAAAAACCGTTGGTCACAGTGACCGTCAACACGGTGACCAACAACCGGGTTTACGTTTCCGGGGGAGGAGTGCCGGCCGAGGTGGTTCAGCTGCCGGGACGGACCTCGCTTTTCAAGTTTCTCTGTCGTTTCGGTGACCTGACCGGCGCGGATTTGAAACGTGCCTGGCTGATGCGTGACGGGAAACGGGTGCCGGTAGCGATGGATGCCCTGTTTGTCGACGGGGATCTGTCCCAGGACCTGGTCCTGCAGCCCGAAGACATCCTGTTTATTCCTCCCAACGAGATAAACAAGGTTTATGTCGTCGGCGCGGTCAAGGAGCCGAAGTTCATCATTTACCGGCCCGGGCTTAAAGTGCTCGACGCCATCCTTGAGGCCGGTGGATTTTCGGACTATGCCGACCGCAGCAGGGTGGATGTGCTGCGCAGCAATTCGGCCCGGCTGGGAGACAAGGCCAATGCCATCGAGGTCAATATCAAAGATCTTATCGACAACCGCCGTTTCGATCTGAATCTGGCCCTTAAACCGGGTGACTATGTCACGGTCAAGGAAAGCATGTTCTGA
- a CDS encoding PilZ domain-containing protein, which produces MKQRQVVMLVDESRFFIDVMRQFLRYSHVKILSLADPQMLPEVVVEKRPDLIFLDRGAPGLEGIHLCARMKSEPGSAGIPLVMLAENGNVRERDLCLKAGCDGLLTKPIDRKAFLAMGRRFLPGIERRQERVLCHVTVFYRTLSHQYYGHTVDISTGGMFIETPVLPAVDERLRLSFNIPGVADMTVDFEARVVWLNRSEKPARISFPTGFGVEFIDPSPRARSLIRQFVEEHSPRQTLIRENQWTQSRPHLPPRGETHQC; this is translated from the coding sequence GTGAAACAGCGCCAGGTGGTCATGCTGGTCGATGAAAGCCGTTTTTTTATCGACGTCATGCGTCAGTTTTTACGTTATTCACACGTCAAGATTCTTTCCCTCGCGGATCCGCAGATGTTGCCCGAGGTGGTCGTCGAGAAGCGGCCGGACCTGATCTTCCTCGATCGTGGAGCGCCCGGACTGGAGGGTATTCACCTCTGCGCCCGGATGAAGTCGGAGCCCGGGTCGGCAGGGATTCCGCTGGTTATGCTCGCCGAAAACGGAAACGTGCGAGAACGGGATCTCTGTCTCAAGGCCGGCTGCGACGGCTTGTTGACCAAGCCCATTGATCGCAAGGCTTTTCTGGCCATGGGGCGACGCTTTCTGCCGGGGATCGAACGCCGCCAGGAGCGGGTTCTGTGCCACGTCACGGTCTTTTATCGGACCCTCAGTCATCAATATTACGGCCACACGGTCGACATCAGTACCGGCGGCATGTTTATCGAGACTCCTGTCCTGCCGGCTGTCGATGAGCGGCTTCGACTTTCCTTCAATATTCCCGGCGTTGCCGATATGACAGTGGATTTTGAAGCCCGCGTGGTCTGGCTCAACCGATCGGAAAAACCGGCCAGGATCAGTTTTCCGACCGGTTTCGGGGTTGAATTCATCGATCCCAGCCCTCGCGCCCGGAGTCTGATCCGTCAATTTGTCGAGGAACACAGTCCCCGCCAGACGCTGATCCGGGAAAATCAGTGGACTCAGTCCCGGCCGCATCTCCCGCCGCGCGGGGAAACTCACCAATGTTGA